One part of the Thermoanaerobaculia bacterium genome encodes these proteins:
- a CDS encoding DUF6755 family protein, whose translation METRKQGTTLFTAIAVLIGMLVVMQLWLVAAALEAFLSGNRGVLVPAAVASFLVLAVNAGLLLYIVRFDERIRRLEEPPVD comes from the coding sequence ATGGAGACCCGCAAGCAGGGGACGACGCTCTTCACCGCGATCGCGGTGCTGATCGGCATGCTCGTCGTGATGCAGCTCTGGCTCGTCGCGGCGGCGCTCGAGGCGTTCCTCTCGGGCAACCGCGGCGTGCTTGTTCCGGCCGCGGTCGCGTCCTTCCTGGTCCTCGCCGTCAACGCGGGCCTCCTCCTCTACATCGTCCGCTTCGACGAGCGGATCCGCCGACTCGAGGAGCCGCCGGTTGACTGA